The DNA segment GTTCGCCGGGACGCCCCGCCGCGCTCCGGGCGGTGATCCGGCCGCTGGTGACGACGCTGCGGTCGCGGTCACGGGACCGCTCCCCGCGCCGCCAGGGCGGGCTCTGACCGGATTCGACGCGCTCTTTTTCCCGGTCCGCGCTACTCGACGTGATGGATCAGCAACGGCCCTCGCGCCGCCTCGAGACGCTCGCTTTAGTGGCCGCCGGCGGCTTTCTGGGGTCGATCGCCCGTTACGGCGTGGCACTGCTCGTACCGGGACTGGCCGGGACCTTCGTCGTCAACGCCACCGGGAGCGCGGCCCTCGGGTACGTTCTCTACACCGCGACCACCACCGAGCGCATCCCTCGTCGTGTGCGCCTGTTGGCCGCGACCGGATTTCTCTCCTCGTATACCACCTACAGCACGTTCGCCCTCGAGACGCTCGGCGTCCATCCGGTCGTGGGGCTGGCGAACGTCATCGGGAGCTACGCCTGTGGCTTCGGGGCCGCCCTGTTCGGCAGGCGAATCGCGCTCGGAGGGCGGCGATGGCGATGATCGAGGCGGTCCTGGTCGGCGTCGGCGGTGCCGTCGGCGCGACCGCGCGGTATCTCGTCGGCACGTTCGTCCAGCCCGCGGAGCGACGCTTCCCCGTCGGTACGCTCGTCGTGAACGTCCTCGGAAGCTTCGTCCTCGCGTTGGTCGCGTTCCTCGGTGTCCCCTCCGACCTCTTCCTGCTCGTCGGGGTCGGCGCCTGTGGGGCGTTCACCACCTTCTCGTCGTTCTCGGTCGACACCCTTCGGCTCTGGGAGAGCGACCGGCCCGGACTGGCCGCGGTATACGCGCTCT comes from the Halalkalicoccus sp. CG83 genome and includes:
- a CDS encoding fluoride efflux transporter FluC, which gives rise to MDQQRPSRRLETLALVAAGGFLGSIARYGVALLVPGLAGTFVVNATGSAALGYVLYTATTTERIPRRVRLLAATGFLSSYTTYSTFALETLGVHPVVGLANVIGSYACGFGAALFGRRIALGGRRWR
- the crcB gene encoding fluoride efflux transporter CrcB translates to MAMIEAVLVGVGGAVGATARYLVGTFVQPAERRFPVGTLVVNVLGSFVLALVAFLGVPSDLFLLVGVGACGAFTTFSSFSVDTLRLWESDRPGLAAVYALSTLMLATGAVATAGLLVGPA